A window of the Gossypium hirsutum isolate 1008001.06 chromosome A05, Gossypium_hirsutum_v2.1, whole genome shotgun sequence genome harbors these coding sequences:
- the LOC107942010 gene encoding leishmanolysin-like peptidase, whose amino-acid sequence MELLIHFGSTTVVRFGFKLRFAAIIFKILLIFLWFEASTAKFRENHLQWEVPERGSSENIVSHSCIHDQIIEQRTRPGRNIYSVTPQVYEHSDIPDHVHHKGRSLLGVPELLGHTKDAKQPIRIYLNYDAVGHSQDRDCRKVGDIVKLGEPPLSFPGLPSCNPNGGPPIYGDCWYNCTLDDISGEDKRHRLREALGQTADWFKRALAVEPVKGNLRLSGYSACGQDGGVQLPREYIEEGVVDADLVLLVTTRPTTGNTLAWAVACERDQWGRAIAGHVNVAPRHLTAEAETLLSATLIHEVMHVIGFDPHAFAHFRDERKRRRSKVTEQSMDEKLGRMVTRVVLPRVVMHSRHHYGAFSENFTGLELEDGGGRGTSGSHWEKRLLMNEIMTGSVDTRSVVSKMTLALLEDSGWFQANYSMADHLDWGRNQGTDFITSPCNLWKGAYHCNTTNFSGCTYNREAEGYCPIVTYSGDLPKWARYFPQANKGGQSSLADYCTYFVAYSDGSCTDTNSARAPDRMLGEVRGSNSRCMASSLVRTGFVRGSITQGNGCYQHRCVNNSLEVAVDGIWKACPEAGGPVQFPGFNGELICPAYKELCSNCPVSVSEQCANSCNFNGDCVNGKCHCFLGFHGHDCSKRSCPNDCNGRGKCLSNGVCECENGRTGVDCSTAVCDEQCSLHGGVCDNGVCEFRCSDYAGYTCQNSSTLLSSLSVCKNVLERELSGQHCAPSEASILQQLEEVVVMPNYYRLFPGGAQKLFNNLFGSSYCDAAAKQLACWISIQKCDNDGDNRLRVCHSACQSYNLACGASLDCSDQTLFSSEEEGNGQCTGTGELKLSWFNWLRTSLFSSNTSLKRTSIEYSQS is encoded by the exons ATGGAGCTCCTAATCCACTTTGGTTCAACAACCGTAGTCAGATTtggttttaagcttcgatttgcCGCCATTATATTCAAG ATTTTATTGATATTCTTATGGTTTGAAGCTTCTACTGCAAAATTTAGGGAGAATCATCTGCAGTGGGAAGTCCCAGAAAGAGGAAGTAGTGAAAACATTGTCTCACATTCATGTATTCATGACCAGATAATTGAGCAGAGGACGCGACCAGGTCGTAATATTTACTCGGTTACCCCTCAGGTTTATGAACATTCCGATATCCCAGATCATGTCCACCACAAAGGAAGGTCGTTGCTTGGGGTTCCTGAATTGCTTGGGCATACAAAGGATGCTAAGCAACCTAtaagaatttatttaaattatgatgcTGTTGGTCACTCACAGGATCGAGATTGTCGAAAAGTTGGGGACATTGTGAAG CTTGGGGAGCCTCCTCTGAGTTTTCCTGGATTACCCTCCTGCAACCCCAATGGCGGTCCTCCGATTTATGGTGACTGTTGGTATAATTGCACTTTGGATGATATATCCGGGGAGGATAAACGTCATCGACTTCGCGAG GCTCTAGGGCAGACAGCTGACTGGTTTAAGAGAGCCTTGGCTGTAGAGCCTGTGAAAGGGAATTTGAGATTGAGTGGATATTCTGCATGTGGACAAGATGGAGGTGTGCAACTTCCACGTGAATATATTGAAG AGGGTGTTGTTGATGCGGACTTGGTTCTGCTTGTGACTACGAGACCTACCACTGGCAACACTTTGGCATGGGCGGTAGCATGTGAACGTGACCAATGGGGCCGTGCAATTGCTG GCCATGTGAATGTTGCTCCTCGACATTTAACAGCTGAAGCAGAGACTTTACTTTCAGCTACTCTTATCCACGAG GTTATGCATGTTATTGGCTTTGACCCGCATGCTTTTGCCCACTTTAGAGACGAGAGAAAAAGGAGGCGTAGTAAG GTTACTGAACAGAGTATGGATGAAAAGCTTGGAAGGATGGTAACTCGTGTAGTGCTTCCACGTGTTGTCATGCACTCACGACATCATTATGGG GCATTCTCAGAAAATTTTACAGGCTTAGAGCTAGAAGATGGGGGAGGACGTGGTACATCAG GATCTCATTGGGAAAAGAGGcttttgatgaatgaaataaTGACAGGATCTGTGGATACAAGATCAGTGGTTTCAAAAATGACTTTGGCTTTGTTGGAGGATAGTGGATGGTTTCAAGCTAACTATAGCATGGCAGATCATCTTGATTGGGGTCGCAACCAAGGAACTGATTTTATTACTTCTCCTTGCAATCTCTGGAAGGGGGCTTATCATTGCAACACAACCAATTTTTCTGGTTGTACATATAACAGGGAAGCAGAGGGTTACTGCCCGATTGTAACTTATAGTGGAGACCTACCTAAATGGGCTCGGTATTTTCCTCAGGCTAACAAGG GTGGCCAGTCTTCTCTGGCTGATTATTGCACGTACTTTGTGGCTTACTCCGATGGATCTTGTACAGATACTAACAGTGCAAGGGCCCCAGACAGAATGTTAGGTGAAGTAAGAGGGAGTAACTCTAG GTGCATGGCTTCGTCCTTAGTACGTACTGGTTTTGTACGGGGTTCTATCACCCAAGGAAATGGTTGTTATCAGCACAGATGTGTAAATAACTCTTTAGAG gttgctgtggaTGGTATTTGGAAGGCATGTCCTGAAGCTGGTGGACCAGTTCAGTTCCCTGGATTTAATG GAGAATTGATTTGTCCTGCTTACAAAGAACTCTGTAGCAATTGCCCTGTTTCTGTGTCAGAGCAATGTGCCAATTCTTGTAATTTTAATGGTGACTGTGTCAATGGAAAATGTCATTGCTTTCTTGGATTCCATGGTCATGATTGTAGTAAAA GATCTTGCCCTAACGATTGCAATGGGCGTGGAAAGTGTCTGTCAAACGGAGTTTGTGAATGTGAAAATGGTCGTACCGGAGTTGATTGCTCTACAG CTGTCTGCGATGAACAATGCAGCCTACATGGTGGGGTCTGTGACAATGGAGTTTGTGAGTTCCGCTGTTCTGACTATGCAGGCTACACATGCCAGAACAGCTCCACACTCCTCTCCAGTCTTTCAGTATGCAAAAATGTGTTGGAGAGGGAGTTGTCTGGGCAACACTGTGCACCCAGTGAGGCAAGTATATTGCAGCAACTAGAAGAAGTTGTTGTCATGCCGAATTACTACCGTCTGTTCCCTGGTGGTGctcaaaaattatttaataatctctTTGGGAGCAGCTACTGTGATGCAGCTGCGAAGCAACTAGCCTGCTGG ATTTCTATCCAAAAATGTGATAATGATGGGGACAACAGATTACGAGTATGCCATTCAGCATGTCAGTCATATAATTTAGCATGTGGAGCTTCACTAGACTGCTCAGACCAAACACTTTTTAGTAGTGAGGAGGAAGGTAATGGCCAATGCACTGGCACTGGTGAGTTGAAGCTTTCATGGTTTAACTGGTTGCGAACTAGCTTATTTTCAAGCAATACATCTTTGAAAAGAACATCTATAGAATATAGTCAGTCATAG
- the LOC107942011 gene encoding pathogenesis-related thaumatin-like protein 3.5 translates to MAISFGIYLLFLLNFFSFGAIFSSATSFTLENRCSFTVWPGSLTANGPPLGDGGFALAPGSSSRLHPPPGWSGRFWGRTGCNFDNSGSGKCVTGDCGGALKCNGGGIPPVSLIEFTLNGHDNKDFYDISLVDGYNMAVAVKAVGGTGTCQYAGCVNDLNTNCPAELQMMDSGSVVACKSACAAFNTPEYCCTGAHGTPQTCSPTMYSQLFKNACPTAYSYAYDDATSTMTCTGADYLITFCPTS, encoded by the exons ATGGCGATTTCCTTTGGGATTTATCTTCTTTTTCTACTGAATTTCTTCTCATTTG GGGCGATATTTTCTTCAGCAACAAGCTTTACACTCGAAAATCGTTGTAGTTTCACAGTATGGCCTGGTTCCCTGACCGCAAATGGCCCTCCCCTTGGTGATGGTGGTTTTGCATTGGCTCCTGGTTCATCATCCCGGCTCCACCCTCCACCTGGTTGGTCTGGTCGCTTTTGGGGTCGAACTGGCTGCAATTTCGACAACTCTGGCTCAGGAAAATGTGTAACCGGTGACTGTGGTGGCGCGTTAAAGTGCAACGGCGGTGGCATCCCACCCGTTTCCCTGATCGAGTTCACCCTTAATGGACATGACAATAAGGACTTTTATGACATTAGTCTCGTAGATGGTTACAACATGGCCGTAGCAGTCAAGGCAGTTGGTGGTACAGGGACTTGCCAATATGCAGGTTGCGTCAATGACCTCAACACAAATTGCCCCGCCGAGTTACAGATGATGGACTCAGGTTCTGTCGTCGCTTGTAAAAGCGCCTGTGCTGCCTTCAACACGCCGGAATATTGCTGCACTGGCGCACATGGTACGCCTCAGACTTGCTCACCGACAATGTACTCACAATTGTTCAAAAATGCATGCCCTACGGCTTACAGTTATGCTTACGATGACGCCACTAGTACCATGACTTGCACCGGGGCGGATTATCTGATCACATTTTGTCCAACCAGCTAA
- the LOC107942012 gene encoding probable galacturonosyltransferase-like 1: protein MSKPPRFDLLLVLLFTVIALASNSVTVATPITQQFKEAPQFYNSPDCAVLVDEDESDGEASILCSDQAVHVAMTLDTAYIRGSMAAILSVLQHSSCPQNIAFHFIASATANASFLRATISSSFPYLNFRVYPFDDSSVSRLISTSIRSALDCPLNYARSYLANLLPPCVRRVVYLDSDLVLVDDIAKLAATPLGDDSVLAAPEHCNANFTTYFTPTFWSNPSLSLTFANRKPCYFNTGVMVIDLDRWREGDYTTKIEEWMELQKRIRIYELGSLPPFLLVFAGNIVPVDHRWNQHGLGGDNFRGLCRDLHPGPVSLLHWSGKGKPWARLDANRPCPLDALWAPYDLLQTPFALDS, encoded by the coding sequence ATGAGTAAACCACCACGCTTTGATTTGCTCCTTGTGTTACTCTTCACTGTCATTGCCTTGGCCTCTAATAGTGTCACCGTCGCTACACCAATAACCCAACAATTCAAAGAAGCCCCACAATTCTACAACTCTCCAGATTGTGCTGTGCTGGTTGATGAAGATGAATCAGACGGTGAAGCCTCCATTTTGTGCTCGGATCAAGCGGTTCATGTGGCAATGACTCTTGACACGGCTTACATCCGGGGATCCATGGCGGCTATTCTTTCGGTACTTCAACACTCCTCTTGCCCTCAGAACATCGCCTTCCATTTCATAGCCTCTGCCACGGCCAACGCGTCGTTTTTACGCGCCACCATCTCTTCCTCCTTCCCATACCTCAACTTCCGGGTCTACCCTTTTGATGACTCCTCTGTCTCGCGCCTCATTTCGACCTCCATCCGCTCAGCTCTGGATTGCCCTTTGAACTACGCTCGAAGCTACTTAGCCAATCTCCTTCCTCCATGCGTCCGCCGTGTCGTGTACCTTGACTCGGACCTCGTTCTCGTCGATGACATAGCTAAACTCGCCGCAACCCCACTTGGAGACGACTCAGTCTTGGCCGCACCAGAGCATTGCAATGCAAACTTCACCACCTATTTTACCCCGACGTTTTGGTCTAACCCTTCTTTATCCTTAACTTTTGCTAACCGCAAACCCTGTTACTTCAACACCGGAGTTATGGTAATCGACCTTGATCGATGGAGAGAGGGAGACTACACCACAAAGATTGAAGAATGGATGGAGCTTCAGAAAAGAATAAGGATTTACGAATTGGGTTCTTTGCCACCATTTTTGTTAGTTTTCGCCGGAAATATAGTGCCGGTTGATCATAGATGGAACCAACATGGGCTCGGGGGAGATAATTTTAGAGGTTTGTGCAGAGATTTGCATCCTGGACCGGTTAGCCTTTTGCATTGGAGTGGAAAAGGGAAACCTTGGGCGAGGCTTGATGCTAACAGACCCTGCCCTTTGGACGCTTTGTGGGCACCATATGATCTCCTGCAAACTCCATTCGCTTTAGATtcttga